A region of Mauremys mutica isolate MM-2020 ecotype Southern chromosome 2, ASM2049712v1, whole genome shotgun sequence DNA encodes the following proteins:
- the JPH1 gene encoding junctophilin-1 isoform X12 — protein MTGGRFDFDDGGTYCGGWEEGKAHGHGICTGPKGQGEYAGSWSHGFEVVGGYTWPSGNTYQGYWAQGKRHGLGVETKGRWMYRGEWSHGFKGRYGVRQSLTTPARYEGTWSNGLQDGYGVETYGDGGAAAEPASRSPIVSG, from the exons ATGACGGGCGGCAGGTTCGACTTCGACGATGGCGGCACCTACTGCGGCGGCTGGGAGGAGGGCAAAGCCCACGGGCACGGCATCTGCACCGGGCCCAAGGGGCAGGGCGAGTACGCGGGCtcctggtcccacggcttcgagGTGGTGGGCGGCTACACCTGGCCCAGCGGCAACACCTACCAGGGCTACTGGGCGCAGGGCAAGCGCCACGGGCTGGGCGTGGAGACCAAGGGCAGGTGGATGTACCGGGGCGAGTGGTCCCACGGCTTCAAGGGGCGCTACGGGGTGCGGCAGAGCCTCACCACCCCGGCCCGCTACGAGGGCACCTGGAGCAACGGGCTGCAGGACGGCTACGGCGTGGAGACCTACGGGGACGGAG GGGCAGCTGCTGAGCCTGCGAGCAGATCCCCCATTGTCAGTGGTTGA